The following coding sequences are from one Carassius auratus strain Wakin chromosome 47, ASM336829v1, whole genome shotgun sequence window:
- the LOC113065126 gene encoding ribosome-binding protein 1-like isoform X3, with product MDVYDPQTLGIVVFGGFMVFSAIGITLVSTFSMKETSYEEALAKQKHDSDKIQPQRSDKKKKASEKKNKTKKEKPNGNLSEPEPIPEPVVENGEPNAAPQVKLELEPQTEPLPVPEPEVKPKPVVPEPAPKIKCAVPPTVNAVVAPLAPSPKEKKKKLAKVEPAPVKPVEVPEVVVKQEPVVAEVAVKAAVAAEVAAPPKAEEPKTEAPTKKKSKKKPEPVVSVEMVDAPQPSAYKTVVSSLTSASFNESEIQKLFEIISKKAGKDSWQLASQKGDPMAALKKQLEEKEKQLTTEQGNVAAAKTRVRELTKELSSAKSKVTSVETHMSSELSTRGQEIAALQARMQDSDQEHVKETQQLNSKIQSLQEQLENGPNAQLARMQQENSILRDALNQATSQAESRQNAELAKLRQDCVNLSQELNERTVAQQAEEERRKTLETKMAAAEEQLAQTKVSHGEAKQALQKKLDHVTEELREAQQSSTTLQAQADAGKEQAKTLTELQERMRATETELKDRCEELEILRAQLSQEKPSVETGAAEQAEVQKEVEHLRSSLKEREAQLTSLDAELHQLREELDTVKRSQAEETLNRVNEANTERKEYTAEIDQLKTSLKEKEDLVASLQAQLDKMESAGTTVAEAQFENLEKDARMISLEEELQQLKEEMERIKAKSNELCEKNYAAVEALASAERLSEERLSQSKATQSEIEQQLSSFQTDTRNAFQKLFPHISIETQQSNWLEAFTHEAQKTLAHSPAEQQHTESSSDLTDLQQKLALSEESQRSLQAECEQYRTTLSETESMLKALQKSVEDGELTWNSKISDAEQQKQAALDQVKVLEETIEKINAETQDTDQLKGQVMLLEAQLEKQLESITISQTYAEEMFQLKALLSETQVQLVSAKAEAQGQRAELSLVKQEIQEVTLQVQKQESAQSTQVKTQLEEETNKVQTEEDIRQQVAKHYEQAQKCVWDLEAQLEKLQAAGEGPTAELKERLEKEKKLTLDLGQAATKLQQLLKSTQEELDKETETVKNLQEQLHDKEAEESKEGTSV from the exons ATGGATGTTTACGACCCTCAAACTCTGGGAATTGTGGTGTTTGGTGGCTTCATGGTGTTCTCTGCAATTGGCATTACGCTTGTGTCAACATTTTCCATGAAGGAGACATCGTATGAGGAAGCATTGGCCAAACAGAAGCATGACTCTGACAAGATCCAACCCCAGCGCTCTGACAAGAAGAAAAAGGcatctgaaaagaaaaacaagaccAAGAAGGAGAAGCCAAATGGGAACCTTTCAGAGCCTGAGCCTATCCCTGAACCTGTGGTTGAGAACGGTGAGCCCAATGCAGCGCCCCAAGTTAAACTAGAACTGGAACCCCAAACTGAACCTTTGCCTGTTCCTGAACCTGAAGTTAAACCCAAGCCAGTTGTACCTGAACCAGCTCCTAAGATTAAGTGTGCGGTCCCTCCCACTGTAAATGCTGTGGTGGCCCCACTAGCTCCTTCCCCCaag gagaagaaaaagaagttGGCCAAGGTGGAACCGGCCCCAGTCAAACCTGTAGAGGTCCCAGAAGTTGTAGTTAAACAGGAACCAGTAGTTGCAGAGGTGGCAGTGAAAGCAGCTGTTGCCGCTGAGGTTGCTGCCCCCCCTAAAGCTGAAGAACCCAAAACTGAAGCTCCAACCAAAAAGAAGTCTAAGAAGAAGCCTGAGCCAG TGGTTTCTGTGGAAATGGTCGATGCTCCCCAGCCATCAGCATATAAAACTGTGGTTTCCAGTCTGACTAGTGCATCATTCAATGAGTCAGAGATACAGAAACTCTTTGAGATCATCAGCAAGAAGGCAGGAAAGGACTCCTGGCAACTG GCATCTCAAAAGGGTGACCCAATGGCGGCATTGAAGAAGCAGCTTGAGGAAAAGGAAAAGCAGCTGACCACTGAGCAGGGAAACGTAGCTGCAGCCAAGACCCGTGTCAGGGAGCTTACCAAG GAGCTGAGTTCTGCAAAGAGCAAGGTGACATCCGTAGAGACCCATATGAGCTCTGAGCTGAGCACCCGTGGACAGGAGATTGCTGCTCTTCAGGCTCGTATGCAGGATTCTGACCAGGAGCATGTCAAGGAGACACAACAGCTCAACAGCAAG ATCCAAAGCCTGCAGGAGCAGCTGGAGAACGGACCGAATGCTCAGCTGGCCCGTATGCAACAGGAGAACTCTATTCTCAGAGATGCCCTCAATCAAGCCACTAGCCAGGCCGAAAGCAG GCAGAATGCAGAGTTGGCAAAGTTGCGTCAGGACTGTGTGAATCTCAGCCAAGAGCTGAATGAGCGCACGGTGGCTCAGCAAGCTGAAGAAGAGCGCAGGAAGACTCTGGAAACAAAGATGGCGGCTGCCGAAGAACAGCTAGCACAAACAAAA GTGTCCCATGGGGAAGCAAAGCAGGCTCTGCAGAAGAAGTTGGATCACGTCACTGAGGAACTCCGTGAGGCTCAGCAGAGCAGCACCACCCTTCAGGCTCAAGCAGACGCAGGAAAGGAGCAAGCCAAGACCCTCACCG aaCTCCAGGAGCGTATGCGTGCTACAGAGACGGAGCTGAAAGACCGATGTGAAGAGCTGGAGATACTGAGAGCACAGCTGTCTCAGGAAAAGCCCTCTGTGGAGACGGGAGCAGCAGAACAGGCGGAGGTCCAG AAGGAGGTTGAACATTTGAGGAGCAG TCTGAAAGAGAGGGAAGCCCAGCTGACCTCACTGGACGCAGAGCTTCATCAGCTGAGGGAGGAGCTTGACACAGTAAAGAGATCTCAGGCTGAGGAAACTCTGAATAG GGTAAATGAGGCCAACACCGAACGGAAGGAATACACCGCAGAGATCGACCAACTTAAAACCAG TCTGAAAGAGAAAGAGGATTTGGTGGCATCCCTACAGGCTCAGCTGGATAAAATGGAAAGT GCTGGTACCACTGTAGCAGAGGCACAATTTGAGAA TCTGGAGAAGGATGCACGCATGATCTCACTGGAGGAGGAACTTCAACAGCTTAAAGAAGAGATGGAGAGAATTAAGGCCAAGAGCAAT gagcTGTGTGAGAAGAACTATGCTGCGGTGGAGGCTTTGGCTTCTGCTGAGAGGCTGAGTGAAGAAAGACTGAGCCAATCCAAGGCTACACAG agtgAAATTGAGCAGCAGCTGAGCTCTTTTCAGACAGACACCAGAAACGCCTTCCAGAAACTCTTCCCTCACATCAGCATAGAAACACAAcag tCCAACTGGCTGGAAGCTTTCACACATGAAGCACAGAAGACCCTCGCACACAGTCCAGCAGAACAGCAGCACACAGAGTCAAGCTCAGATTTGACG GATTTGCAGCAGAAACTCGCTCTGTCAGAGGAGAGCCAGAGATCACTTCAGGCAGAGTGTGAACAGTACAGAACAACTCTCAGTGAAACG GAGAGCATGCTGAAAGCTCTGCAGAAGAGTGTCGAGGACGGTGAGCTTACATGGAATTCAAAGATTTCAGATGCTGAGCAGCAAAAACAGGCG GCCCTGGATCAGGTGAAGGTCCTAGAGGAGACGATCGAGAAGATAAATGCAGAAACACAAGACACCGATCAG CTGAAGGGGCAGGTGATGCTTTTGGAAGCACAGCTGGAGAAACAACTGGAGTCCATAACCATCAGTCAAACATATGCAGAAGAGATGTTTCAG CTGAAGGCATTGCTCTCGGAAACTCAGGTCCAGCTGGTGTCAGCCAAAGCGGAGGCTCAGGGACAGAGAGCAGAACTTTCACTG GTCAAGCAGGAGATACAGGAAGTGACTCTGCAAGTACAGAAACAGGAGAGTGCACAGTCTACTCAG GTGAAAACACAGCTGGAGGAGGAAACAAATAAAGTGCAGACAGAAGAGGACATTCGACAGCAGGTTGCAAAGCACTATGAACAG GCTCAGAAGTGCGTCTGGGATCTCGAAGCTCAGTTAGAAAAGTTGCAAGCTGCTGGAGAAGGACCGACTGCAGAACTTAAG GAGAGACTGGAGAAAGAGAAGAAGCTGACATTAGACCTCGGCCAGGCAGCCACTAAACTTCAACAGCTTCTGAAAAGCACTCAGGAAGAGCTAGACAAAGAGACCGAGACTGTGAAGAACCTGCAGGAACAGTTACATGACAAG gAAGCTGAAGAGTCTAAAGAAGGGACGTCTGTTTGA
- the LOC113065126 gene encoding ribosome-binding protein 1-like isoform X2 has translation MDVYDPQTLGIVVFGGFMVFSAIGITLVSTFSMKETSYEEALAKQKHDSDKIQPQRSDKKKKASEKKNKTKKEKPNGNLSEPEPIPEPVVENGEPNAAPQVKLELEPQTEPLPVPEPEVKPKPVVPEPAPKIKCAVPPTVNAVVAPLAPSPKEKKKKLAKVEPAPVKLVEVPEVVVKVEPVVAEVAVKAAVATEVAPSPKEKKKKKLAKVEPAPVKPVEVPEVVVKREPVVAEVAVKAAVATEVAPSPKEKKKKKLAKVEPAPVKPVEVPEVVVKQEPVVAEVAVKAAVATEVAPSPKEKKKKLAKVEPAPVKPVEVPEVVVKQEPVVAEVAVKAAVAAEVAAPPKAEEPKTEAPTKKKSKKKPEPVVSVEMVDAPQPSAYKTVVSSLTSASFNESEIQKLFEIISKKAGKDSWQLASQKGDPMAALKKQLEEKEKQLTTEQGNVAAAKTRVRELTKELSSAKSKVTSVETHMSSELSTRGQEIAALQARMQDSDQEHVKETQQLNSKIQSLQEQLENGPNAQLARMQQENSILRDALNQATSQAESRQNAELAKLRQDCVNLSQELNERTVAQQAEEERRKTLETKMAAAEEQLAQTKVSHGEAKQALQKKLDHVTEELREAQQSSTTLQAQADAGKEQAKTLTELQERMRATETELKDRCEELEILRAQLSQEKPSVETGAAEQAEVQKEVEHLRSSLKEREAQLTSLDAELHQLREELDTVKRSQAEETLNRVNEANTERKEYTAEIDQLKTSLKEKEDLVASLQAQLDKMESAGTTVAEAQFENLEKDARMISLEEELQQLKEEMERIKAKSNELCEKNYAAVEALASAERLSEERLSQSKATQSEIEQQLSSFQTDTRNAFQKLFPHISIETQQSNWLEAFTHEAQKTLAHSPAEQQHTESSSDLTDLQQKLALSEESQRSLQAECEQYRTTLSETESMLKALQKSVEDGELTWNSKISDAEQQKQAALDQVKVLEETIEKINAETQDTDQLKGQVMLLEAQLEKQLESITISQTYAEEMFQLKALLSETQVQLVSAKAEAQGQRAELSLVKTQLEEETNKVQTEEDIRQQVAKHYEQAQKCVWDLEAQLEKLQAAGEGPTAELKERLEKEKKLTLDLGQAATKLQQLLKSTQEELDKETETVKNLQEQLHDKEAEESKEGTSV, from the exons ATGGATGTTTACGACCCTCAAACTCTGGGAATTGTGGTGTTTGGTGGCTTCATGGTGTTCTCTGCAATTGGCATTACGCTTGTGTCAACATTTTCCATGAAGGAGACATCGTATGAGGAAGCATTGGCCAAACAGAAGCATGACTCTGACAAGATCCAACCCCAGCGCTCTGACAAGAAGAAAAAGGcatctgaaaagaaaaacaagaccAAGAAGGAGAAGCCAAATGGGAACCTTTCAGAGCCTGAGCCTATCCCTGAACCTGTGGTTGAGAACGGTGAGCCCAATGCAGCGCCCCAAGTTAAACTAGAACTGGAACCCCAAACTGAACCTTTGCCTGTTCCTGAACCTGAAGTTAAACCCAAGCCAGTTGTACCTGAACCAGCTCCTAAGATTAAGTGTGCGGTCCCTCCCACTGTAAATGCTGTGGTGGCCCCACTAGCTCCTTCCCCCaaggagaagaaaaagaagttGGCCAAGGTGGAACCGGCCCCAGTCAAACTCGTAGAGGTCCCAGAAGTTGTAGTTAAGGTGGAACCAGTAGTTGCAGAGGTGGCAGTGAAAGCAGCTGTAGCCACTGAGGTTGCTCCTTCCCCCaaggagaagaaaaagaagaagctgGCCAAGGTGGAACCGGCCCCAGTCAAACCTGTAGAGGTCCCAGAAGTTGTAGTTAAACGGGAACCAGTAGTTGCAGAGGTGGCAGTGAAAGCAGCTGTAGCCACTGAGGTTGCTCCTTCCCCCaaggagaagaaaaagaagaagctgGCCAAGGTGGAACCGGCCCCAGTCAAACCTGTAGAGGTCCCAGAAGTTGTAGTTAAACAGGAACCAGTAGTTGCAGAGGTGGCAGTGAAAGCAGCTGTAGCCACTGAGGTTGCTCCTTCCCCCaaggagaagaaaaagaagttGGCCAAGGTGGAACCGGCCCCAGTCAAACCTGTAGAGGTCCCAGAAGTTGTAGTTAAACAGGAACCAGTAGTTGCAGAGGTGGCAGTGAAAGCAGCTGTTGCCGCTGAGGTTGCTGCCCCCCCTAAAGCTGAAGAACCCAAAACTGAAGCTCCAACCAAAAAGAAGTCTAAGAAGAAGCCTGAGCCAG TGGTTTCTGTGGAAATGGTCGATGCTCCCCAGCCATCAGCATATAAAACTGTGGTTTCCAGTCTGACTAGTGCATCATTCAATGAGTCAGAGATACAGAAACTCTTTGAGATCATCAGCAAGAAGGCAGGAAAGGACTCCTGGCAACTG GCATCTCAAAAGGGTGACCCAATGGCGGCATTGAAGAAGCAGCTTGAGGAAAAGGAAAAGCAGCTGACCACTGAGCAGGGAAACGTAGCTGCAGCCAAGACCCGTGTCAGGGAGCTTACCAAG GAGCTGAGTTCTGCAAAGAGCAAGGTGACATCCGTAGAGACCCATATGAGCTCTGAGCTGAGCACCCGTGGACAGGAGATTGCTGCTCTTCAGGCTCGTATGCAGGATTCTGACCAGGAGCATGTCAAGGAGACACAACAGCTCAACAGCAAG ATCCAAAGCCTGCAGGAGCAGCTGGAGAACGGACCGAATGCTCAGCTGGCCCGTATGCAACAGGAGAACTCTATTCTCAGAGATGCCCTCAATCAAGCCACTAGCCAGGCCGAAAGCAG GCAGAATGCAGAGTTGGCAAAGTTGCGTCAGGACTGTGTGAATCTCAGCCAAGAGCTGAATGAGCGCACGGTGGCTCAGCAAGCTGAAGAAGAGCGCAGGAAGACTCTGGAAACAAAGATGGCGGCTGCCGAAGAACAGCTAGCACAAACAAAA GTGTCCCATGGGGAAGCAAAGCAGGCTCTGCAGAAGAAGTTGGATCACGTCACTGAGGAACTCCGTGAGGCTCAGCAGAGCAGCACCACCCTTCAGGCTCAAGCAGACGCAGGAAAGGAGCAAGCCAAGACCCTCACCG aaCTCCAGGAGCGTATGCGTGCTACAGAGACGGAGCTGAAAGACCGATGTGAAGAGCTGGAGATACTGAGAGCACAGCTGTCTCAGGAAAAGCCCTCTGTGGAGACGGGAGCAGCAGAACAGGCGGAGGTCCAG AAGGAGGTTGAACATTTGAGGAGCAG TCTGAAAGAGAGGGAAGCCCAGCTGACCTCACTGGACGCAGAGCTTCATCAGCTGAGGGAGGAGCTTGACACAGTAAAGAGATCTCAGGCTGAGGAAACTCTGAATAG GGTAAATGAGGCCAACACCGAACGGAAGGAATACACCGCAGAGATCGACCAACTTAAAACCAG TCTGAAAGAGAAAGAGGATTTGGTGGCATCCCTACAGGCTCAGCTGGATAAAATGGAAAGT GCTGGTACCACTGTAGCAGAGGCACAATTTGAGAA TCTGGAGAAGGATGCACGCATGATCTCACTGGAGGAGGAACTTCAACAGCTTAAAGAAGAGATGGAGAGAATTAAGGCCAAGAGCAAT gagcTGTGTGAGAAGAACTATGCTGCGGTGGAGGCTTTGGCTTCTGCTGAGAGGCTGAGTGAAGAAAGACTGAGCCAATCCAAGGCTACACAG agtgAAATTGAGCAGCAGCTGAGCTCTTTTCAGACAGACACCAGAAACGCCTTCCAGAAACTCTTCCCTCACATCAGCATAGAAACACAAcag tCCAACTGGCTGGAAGCTTTCACACATGAAGCACAGAAGACCCTCGCACACAGTCCAGCAGAACAGCAGCACACAGAGTCAAGCTCAGATTTGACG GATTTGCAGCAGAAACTCGCTCTGTCAGAGGAGAGCCAGAGATCACTTCAGGCAGAGTGTGAACAGTACAGAACAACTCTCAGTGAAACG GAGAGCATGCTGAAAGCTCTGCAGAAGAGTGTCGAGGACGGTGAGCTTACATGGAATTCAAAGATTTCAGATGCTGAGCAGCAAAAACAGGCG GCCCTGGATCAGGTGAAGGTCCTAGAGGAGACGATCGAGAAGATAAATGCAGAAACACAAGACACCGATCAG CTGAAGGGGCAGGTGATGCTTTTGGAAGCACAGCTGGAGAAACAACTGGAGTCCATAACCATCAGTCAAACATATGCAGAAGAGATGTTTCAG CTGAAGGCATTGCTCTCGGAAACTCAGGTCCAGCTGGTGTCAGCCAAAGCGGAGGCTCAGGGACAGAGAGCAGAACTTTCACTG GTGAAAACACAGCTGGAGGAGGAAACAAATAAAGTGCAGACAGAAGAGGACATTCGACAGCAGGTTGCAAAGCACTATGAACAG GCTCAGAAGTGCGTCTGGGATCTCGAAGCTCAGTTAGAAAAGTTGCAAGCTGCTGGAGAAGGACCGACTGCAGAACTTAAG GAGAGACTGGAGAAAGAGAAGAAGCTGACATTAGACCTCGGCCAGGCAGCCACTAAACTTCAACAGCTTCTGAAAAGCACTCAGGAAGAGCTAGACAAAGAGACCGAGACTGTGAAGAACCTGCAGGAACAGTTACATGACAAG gAAGCTGAAGAGTCTAAAGAAGGGACGTCTGTTTGA
- the LOC113065126 gene encoding ribosome-binding protein 1-like isoform X1 produces the protein MDVYDPQTLGIVVFGGFMVFSAIGITLVSTFSMKETSYEEALAKQKHDSDKIQPQRSDKKKKASEKKNKTKKEKPNGNLSEPEPIPEPVVENGEPNAAPQVKLELEPQTEPLPVPEPEVKPKPVVPEPAPKIKCAVPPTVNAVVAPLAPSPKEKKKKLAKVEPAPVKLVEVPEVVVKVEPVVAEVAVKAAVATEVAPSPKEKKKKKLAKVEPAPVKPVEVPEVVVKREPVVAEVAVKAAVATEVAPSPKEKKKKKLAKVEPAPVKPVEVPEVVVKQEPVVAEVAVKAAVATEVAPSPKEKKKKLAKVEPAPVKPVEVPEVVVKQEPVVAEVAVKAAVAAEVAAPPKAEEPKTEAPTKKKSKKKPEPVVSVEMVDAPQPSAYKTVVSSLTSASFNESEIQKLFEIISKKAGKDSWQLASQKGDPMAALKKQLEEKEKQLTTEQGNVAAAKTRVRELTKELSSAKSKVTSVETHMSSELSTRGQEIAALQARMQDSDQEHVKETQQLNSKIQSLQEQLENGPNAQLARMQQENSILRDALNQATSQAESRQNAELAKLRQDCVNLSQELNERTVAQQAEEERRKTLETKMAAAEEQLAQTKVSHGEAKQALQKKLDHVTEELREAQQSSTTLQAQADAGKEQAKTLTELQERMRATETELKDRCEELEILRAQLSQEKPSVETGAAEQAEVQKEVEHLRSSLKEREAQLTSLDAELHQLREELDTVKRSQAEETLNRVNEANTERKEYTAEIDQLKTSLKEKEDLVASLQAQLDKMESAGTTVAEAQFENLEKDARMISLEEELQQLKEEMERIKAKSNELCEKNYAAVEALASAERLSEERLSQSKATQSEIEQQLSSFQTDTRNAFQKLFPHISIETQQSNWLEAFTHEAQKTLAHSPAEQQHTESSSDLTDLQQKLALSEESQRSLQAECEQYRTTLSETESMLKALQKSVEDGELTWNSKISDAEQQKQAALDQVKVLEETIEKINAETQDTDQLKGQVMLLEAQLEKQLESITISQTYAEEMFQLKALLSETQVQLVSAKAEAQGQRAELSLVKQEIQEVTLQVQKQESAQSTQVKTQLEEETNKVQTEEDIRQQVAKHYEQAQKCVWDLEAQLEKLQAAGEGPTAELKERLEKEKKLTLDLGQAATKLQQLLKSTQEELDKETETVKNLQEQLHDKEAEESKEGTSV, from the exons ATGGATGTTTACGACCCTCAAACTCTGGGAATTGTGGTGTTTGGTGGCTTCATGGTGTTCTCTGCAATTGGCATTACGCTTGTGTCAACATTTTCCATGAAGGAGACATCGTATGAGGAAGCATTGGCCAAACAGAAGCATGACTCTGACAAGATCCAACCCCAGCGCTCTGACAAGAAGAAAAAGGcatctgaaaagaaaaacaagaccAAGAAGGAGAAGCCAAATGGGAACCTTTCAGAGCCTGAGCCTATCCCTGAACCTGTGGTTGAGAACGGTGAGCCCAATGCAGCGCCCCAAGTTAAACTAGAACTGGAACCCCAAACTGAACCTTTGCCTGTTCCTGAACCTGAAGTTAAACCCAAGCCAGTTGTACCTGAACCAGCTCCTAAGATTAAGTGTGCGGTCCCTCCCACTGTAAATGCTGTGGTGGCCCCACTAGCTCCTTCCCCCaaggagaagaaaaagaagttGGCCAAGGTGGAACCGGCCCCAGTCAAACTCGTAGAGGTCCCAGAAGTTGTAGTTAAGGTGGAACCAGTAGTTGCAGAGGTGGCAGTGAAAGCAGCTGTAGCCACTGAGGTTGCTCCTTCCCCCaaggagaagaaaaagaagaagctgGCCAAGGTGGAACCGGCCCCAGTCAAACCTGTAGAGGTCCCAGAAGTTGTAGTTAAACGGGAACCAGTAGTTGCAGAGGTGGCAGTGAAAGCAGCTGTAGCCACTGAGGTTGCTCCTTCCCCCaaggagaagaaaaagaagaagctgGCCAAGGTGGAACCGGCCCCAGTCAAACCTGTAGAGGTCCCAGAAGTTGTAGTTAAACAGGAACCAGTAGTTGCAGAGGTGGCAGTGAAAGCAGCTGTAGCCACTGAGGTTGCTCCTTCCCCCaaggagaagaaaaagaagttGGCCAAGGTGGAACCGGCCCCAGTCAAACCTGTAGAGGTCCCAGAAGTTGTAGTTAAACAGGAACCAGTAGTTGCAGAGGTGGCAGTGAAAGCAGCTGTTGCCGCTGAGGTTGCTGCCCCCCCTAAAGCTGAAGAACCCAAAACTGAAGCTCCAACCAAAAAGAAGTCTAAGAAGAAGCCTGAGCCAG TGGTTTCTGTGGAAATGGTCGATGCTCCCCAGCCATCAGCATATAAAACTGTGGTTTCCAGTCTGACTAGTGCATCATTCAATGAGTCAGAGATACAGAAACTCTTTGAGATCATCAGCAAGAAGGCAGGAAAGGACTCCTGGCAACTG GCATCTCAAAAGGGTGACCCAATGGCGGCATTGAAGAAGCAGCTTGAGGAAAAGGAAAAGCAGCTGACCACTGAGCAGGGAAACGTAGCTGCAGCCAAGACCCGTGTCAGGGAGCTTACCAAG GAGCTGAGTTCTGCAAAGAGCAAGGTGACATCCGTAGAGACCCATATGAGCTCTGAGCTGAGCACCCGTGGACAGGAGATTGCTGCTCTTCAGGCTCGTATGCAGGATTCTGACCAGGAGCATGTCAAGGAGACACAACAGCTCAACAGCAAG ATCCAAAGCCTGCAGGAGCAGCTGGAGAACGGACCGAATGCTCAGCTGGCCCGTATGCAACAGGAGAACTCTATTCTCAGAGATGCCCTCAATCAAGCCACTAGCCAGGCCGAAAGCAG GCAGAATGCAGAGTTGGCAAAGTTGCGTCAGGACTGTGTGAATCTCAGCCAAGAGCTGAATGAGCGCACGGTGGCTCAGCAAGCTGAAGAAGAGCGCAGGAAGACTCTGGAAACAAAGATGGCGGCTGCCGAAGAACAGCTAGCACAAACAAAA GTGTCCCATGGGGAAGCAAAGCAGGCTCTGCAGAAGAAGTTGGATCACGTCACTGAGGAACTCCGTGAGGCTCAGCAGAGCAGCACCACCCTTCAGGCTCAAGCAGACGCAGGAAAGGAGCAAGCCAAGACCCTCACCG aaCTCCAGGAGCGTATGCGTGCTACAGAGACGGAGCTGAAAGACCGATGTGAAGAGCTGGAGATACTGAGAGCACAGCTGTCTCAGGAAAAGCCCTCTGTGGAGACGGGAGCAGCAGAACAGGCGGAGGTCCAG AAGGAGGTTGAACATTTGAGGAGCAG TCTGAAAGAGAGGGAAGCCCAGCTGACCTCACTGGACGCAGAGCTTCATCAGCTGAGGGAGGAGCTTGACACAGTAAAGAGATCTCAGGCTGAGGAAACTCTGAATAG GGTAAATGAGGCCAACACCGAACGGAAGGAATACACCGCAGAGATCGACCAACTTAAAACCAG TCTGAAAGAGAAAGAGGATTTGGTGGCATCCCTACAGGCTCAGCTGGATAAAATGGAAAGT GCTGGTACCACTGTAGCAGAGGCACAATTTGAGAA TCTGGAGAAGGATGCACGCATGATCTCACTGGAGGAGGAACTTCAACAGCTTAAAGAAGAGATGGAGAGAATTAAGGCCAAGAGCAAT gagcTGTGTGAGAAGAACTATGCTGCGGTGGAGGCTTTGGCTTCTGCTGAGAGGCTGAGTGAAGAAAGACTGAGCCAATCCAAGGCTACACAG agtgAAATTGAGCAGCAGCTGAGCTCTTTTCAGACAGACACCAGAAACGCCTTCCAGAAACTCTTCCCTCACATCAGCATAGAAACACAAcag tCCAACTGGCTGGAAGCTTTCACACATGAAGCACAGAAGACCCTCGCACACAGTCCAGCAGAACAGCAGCACACAGAGTCAAGCTCAGATTTGACG GATTTGCAGCAGAAACTCGCTCTGTCAGAGGAGAGCCAGAGATCACTTCAGGCAGAGTGTGAACAGTACAGAACAACTCTCAGTGAAACG GAGAGCATGCTGAAAGCTCTGCAGAAGAGTGTCGAGGACGGTGAGCTTACATGGAATTCAAAGATTTCAGATGCTGAGCAGCAAAAACAGGCG GCCCTGGATCAGGTGAAGGTCCTAGAGGAGACGATCGAGAAGATAAATGCAGAAACACAAGACACCGATCAG CTGAAGGGGCAGGTGATGCTTTTGGAAGCACAGCTGGAGAAACAACTGGAGTCCATAACCATCAGTCAAACATATGCAGAAGAGATGTTTCAG CTGAAGGCATTGCTCTCGGAAACTCAGGTCCAGCTGGTGTCAGCCAAAGCGGAGGCTCAGGGACAGAGAGCAGAACTTTCACTG GTCAAGCAGGAGATACAGGAAGTGACTCTGCAAGTACAGAAACAGGAGAGTGCACAGTCTACTCAG GTGAAAACACAGCTGGAGGAGGAAACAAATAAAGTGCAGACAGAAGAGGACATTCGACAGCAGGTTGCAAAGCACTATGAACAG GCTCAGAAGTGCGTCTGGGATCTCGAAGCTCAGTTAGAAAAGTTGCAAGCTGCTGGAGAAGGACCGACTGCAGAACTTAAG GAGAGACTGGAGAAAGAGAAGAAGCTGACATTAGACCTCGGCCAGGCAGCCACTAAACTTCAACAGCTTCTGAAAAGCACTCAGGAAGAGCTAGACAAAGAGACCGAGACTGTGAAGAACCTGCAGGAACAGTTACATGACAAG gAAGCTGAAGAGTCTAAAGAAGGGACGTCTGTTTGA